The genomic segment TCGATTGAAGGCGCGAACCAATCTGATCATCGGACTTGTTCTGTCGATAGCTGTCTGTGCTACCGGCTTCAAACCGCTATTGGTGCTTCCATTGTTTATTTTGGGACTTGCTGTCGGGCAGTACGGAGTCTTTCAGGACATTCCGAGATTTTTGCCTGTGATTAAAAAAGTGCAGGGCGTGACCTTCGTCCTTTCGTTAATCGGCTTGTTTATCCAATACCGACTGACTCCAGCTGATCCGGCAATGGGTGGGGCGAATCTGGTTGTAGATGATTCCATGTCAGAAGAAACCCTTCAGCAGCTGATGAACTACACGATTGCCTTGACCTCCACAGGTCTTGTCATGGCTGCCTTTTACACGACGACCTTGATTCGGCTGCTGCAAAATAAAACCGTCCAGACCGTCCTCTCTCCGCTGACCAGCTATGGGCGCATGGCGTTGACAAACTACGTCGGACAAACCGTATTGATCCTTGTGGGAAGCTATATGTTCGATTGGTTTGGCAATCTCGGCTACCTGCAAACGACACTGATCTGCCTTGGTATCTACGTGGTGCAGATGGTATTTAGTGTACTTTGGCTGTCTGTCTTCCGCATGGGACCACTTGAGTGGGTATGGCGATTATTTACGTATATGAAAATCACACCGCTGCGAAAATAAACAATTAAAGACCCCAGAAAAGCTGCCTTGGTTGACAGCTGACCGGGGTCTCTTATTATTTTTTCGCCAAGTATTTGCGAATGTCAAAAGCAACGGCTGCCACAATGATGAGTCCTTTGATGATGAGCTGCCAATACGGGCTGACTCCGATAAACGTAAGTCCGTAGTTGATGACGCCAAAAATAAGGACACCCGCAAGCACACCTGGAACGGTACCAATTCCGCCAGACGTCGAGACTCCCCCTACCACACAGGCTGCAATGGCGTCCAGCTCGTACATGTTGCCGTAGTTGTTCGTCGCGCCACCTGTCCGGGCTGCCTCCAGAACTCCTCCGAGTCCATACAGGGCACCAGCAATGGCATAGATAATCATGAGGTTGAAAGCGACGTTGATCCCGGAAACAGTTGCGGCCTGCATGTTGCCTCCGATGGCGTACATGTTTTTACCAAGCCGTGTTTTGTTGAAGATTACCCAGACGATGAAGGCAACCATGATCGCAATGATGACAATATACGGAATCGAATACGGGCCACTCGGGCCGATGTACCCTGTCCCAAGCTGATTGAAGTCACTCCGCAGTCCAGCGATTGGCTGCGATTGATTGGGCTCCATATCAAAATAGATGGAGTTGAACCCGTATACAATGACCATCATGCCCAACGTAGCGATAAAAGGTGGCACACTAAAACGAGACACAATAATGCCGTTGATCAGACCAACCAGCAAGCCCGCAGCGATTGCGATGAGAATGGGGATAAGCAACGGCAAATCGGGTAAATCCGGGAAAAACCTCCGCGGATAGTCTTGGCTTTGCAGCATTGAGGCAGAGATGACAGCCGTCAATCCGACCACTCGCCCCGCGGAAAGATCCGTTCCGCCTGTAATAAGAACAAACGCAGCACCCAAGGCAATAATAGCGCGAGTGGAGGATTGCACCAAAATATCCCGAAGCGTTGTAATGGAAAGAAAATTAGGGTCGTAAATCGCAATTCCCGCGATCAACAAAACCAGAACGATATAGATGGCGTTTTGCGTAACAAAGCCTTGCACCTGTTTAGCAGACAACTGAGACATGCCTGTTCGCCTCCTTTCTCATGCAAGATGTTTGGTAGCCAGCCGCATAATCTCTTCTTCGGTTGCCGCTGTACCCGACAAAAAACCGGAGAGCCTACCCTCGCACATGACCATGATTCGATCTGACATTCCAAGCAACTCTGGCATTTCCGAGGAAATCATAATGATCCCTTTTCCTTGACTCGCCAGTTCCGCGATGATGGTATAGATTTCGTATTTGGCGCCAACATCGACTCCACGCGTAGGTTCGTCCAGCAATAAAATATCCGGATCAGTCAAAAGCCACCTCGCCAACAGAACCTTTTGCTGATTGCCCCCTGACAGGTTTTTGATCAAGGCTTTCATAGAGGGAGTCTTGACGCGGAGCATCTCGATGCTTCGGCTGACATCCGCTCTTCGCTTGCGCTCATTGAGGAGCAGAAAAGGTGTTTGGTAACTGGCCAAATTCGCGATGACCGTATTTTCCAGAATCGATAAGACAGGAATGATGCCAGTGACTCGCCGCTCCTCCGTCAAGAGCGCCATTTTGTGCTTCTTCGCATCCTTCGGTGATTTGATCCGCACCTCCTGACCGTTGATCGACACTTTTCCTGCTGACACTGCGCGCAATCCAAACAATGCCTCAATCAGCTCTGTTCGTTGTGCGCCCACGAGACCGCCTACGCCCAAGATTTCGCCTTTGCGCAATTCAAACGACACGTGCTGAAATGACTGGGAAAATGGAGAGCTCAGTCCTTCTACCTTTAAAATCGGTTCCCCTGGCGAATTCGATCGACTCGGGAAACGCTGCGTCAGGTCCCGTCCAACCATTTTCGAGATGATCAGGTCTGTCGTCAGCTCGGCTGCCCGCCATGTTCCAATGAGCTTGCCATCGCGCATGATCGTCACGTCATCCGCAATCCGTAAAATTTCTTCCATCTTGTGCGAAATATAGATGATGGCGACACCTCTGCTCTTCAGTTCGCGGATGATCGCAAATAGCTGCTCCACCTCGTTTCCCGTCAGTGAAGACGTCGGTTCGTCCATAATAATCACTTTGGATTGGTAGGAAACAGCTTTGGCTATTTCAAGCGACTGTACCTTGGATACAGACAAATCACGGACAACAGCGTGCGGATTCAAATCCATTCCCAGATCAGCAAACAGCTTCTTCGTATCCGCGAGCATTCTTGTCTCATCCACAAACGGAAAAGGACCGATTCTTTTGACCGGAAAACGACCTAGCCAAATGTTTTCCATGACATTGCGAAAGGGCACCGGATGCAGCTCTTGATGAATCATGGAGATGCCATGGGCCAGCGCGTCCTTTGAGCTGCTCATCGTCACCTGCTCATTGTTTAGCAGGATTTCTCCCGCATCTGGTCGATATATTCCGAAGAGACACTTCATCAGGGTCGATTTGCCTGCCCCATTCTCTCCCATCAGTGCATGAACAGTTCCGGGACGGACTTTTAGCGTGACATCGTCGAGTGCCTTGACCCCTGGAAATTCTTTATGAATGTGGTTCATTTCCAACAAAAATGCATGCTGAGCCATGCGAGTGCCCTCCTTTTTGCAAAATCATCCCCATCACCGAAACAGGAGAGTCGGATTCGTCTCTTCACCGACTCTCCTGCTTTTTATTTCGCGTCGTTCATGTTTTCCTTGGTGATTTTTTTGTAGGGCACCCACACGTACTTCCCATCCGTAATGTCAAAGCCTGTAGAATCTTTCGTTGGCGTTTCACCCTTCGCCAAAGACGCCGCGATGCTAAGGGTGGCTTTTCCTTGGTTATTCGCATCGTTGAGGACCGTTCCGAGCAAGGTTCCCGCCTCCAACTCCTTCAACGCAGGTGCTGTGGCGTCCACGCCAACAACAGGCATGTACTTGCCATTCGCAAAATAGCCAGATGCCTTCAGCGCTTCGATTGCCCCCAGTGCCATATCGTCGTTGTTGGCAAGAACGGCTTCGATCTTGTCACCGGAAGCTGCGAGGAAGGCTGCCATCTTTTCCTGCCCTTTTACGCGATCCCACATGGCCGTATCTTCCGCGACCTTCTCTACTTTAATCCCTGCATCTTCAATCGCCTTCACCGAAAACTTCGTCCGCAGCTCAGCATCCTGATGCCCTGGCTCGCCTTTTAACATGACATATTGGAGGACACCATCCTTGTTTTTATCTGCTTCCGGATTTGCCTTCCAGTAATCGACGATCAGCTCGCCGGAGATTGTGCCGGATTCCTCCGCTTTTGCTCCCACGTAGTAAACCTTATCCCACTTCTGCATATCCTCTGGCATCGGCTCACGGTTGAAGAAGACGACGGGAATATTGGCTTGTTTCGCCTTGTCGATAAGGACGCCAGCAGCTGTGCGATCCACCGGATTGATGGCGAGGGCATTTACCTTTTTGTTAATGAACAAATCCACTTTGTCATTTTGCGTAGGCTGGGCATTTTGGCTGTCTACAATGTCCACTTCCGCTTTGCCTTCTGCGGCTTTCGAAATCGCATTGCGCACTCCTGTCATGAACGTATCATCGAACTTGTAGATGGCGACTCCGATTTTGGGATTCCCCGCAGGAGACGAGCCTCCCCCGGACGCTGCCGGCTGCGAACCGCCAGATTGTGAGCATCCAACCACCGAG from the Brevibacillus brevis genome contains:
- a CDS encoding DUF418 domain-containing protein, producing MGLKENAPTVNQRIDALDTVRGFALMGILLVNIVALLYAQSPEIGSVDHWLFQFFNFFVESRFFVIFSFLFGVGFYIFISRAKAKGANSIALFIRRLIALLALGFMHKMFHPGEALFIYAIFGFILLPFYRLKARTNLIIGLVLSIAVCATGFKPLLVLPLFILGLAVGQYGVFQDIPRFLPVIKKVQGVTFVLSLIGLFIQYRLTPADPAMGGANLVVDDSMSEETLQQLMNYTIALTSTGLVMAAFYTTTLIRLLQNKTVQTVLSPLTSYGRMALTNYVGQTVLILVGSYMFDWFGNLGYLQTTLICLGIYVVQMVFSVLWLSVFRMGPLEWVWRLFTYMKITPLRK
- a CDS encoding galactose ABC transporter substrate-binding protein, which encodes MRKLIATTLVAAVTLSVVGCSQSGGSQPAASGGGSSPAGNPKIGVAIYKFDDTFMTGVRNAISKAAEGKAEVDIVDSQNAQPTQNDKVDLFINKKVNALAINPVDRTAAGVLIDKAKQANIPVVFFNREPMPEDMQKWDKVYYVGAKAEESGTISGELIVDYWKANPEADKNKDGVLQYVMLKGEPGHQDAELRTKFSVKAIEDAGIKVEKVAEDTAMWDRVKGQEKMAAFLAASGDKIEAVLANNDDMALGAIEALKASGYFANGKYMPVVGVDATAPALKELEAGTLLGTVLNDANNQGKATLSIAASLAKGETPTKDSTGFDITDGKYVWVPYKKITKENMNDAK
- the mglC gene encoding galactose/methyl galactoside ABC transporter permease MglC → MSQLSAKQVQGFVTQNAIYIVLVLLIAGIAIYDPNFLSITTLRDILVQSSTRAIIALGAAFVLITGGTDLSAGRVVGLTAVISASMLQSQDYPRRFFPDLPDLPLLIPILIAIAAGLLVGLINGIIVSRFSVPPFIATLGMMVIVYGFNSIYFDMEPNQSQPIAGLRSDFNQLGTGYIGPSGPYSIPYIVIIAIMVAFIVWVIFNKTRLGKNMYAIGGNMQAATVSGINVAFNLMIIYAIAGALYGLGGVLEAARTGGATNNYGNMYELDAIAACVVGGVSTSGGIGTVPGVLAGVLIFGVINYGLTFIGVSPYWQLIIKGLIIVAAVAFDIRKYLAKK
- a CDS encoding sugar ABC transporter ATP-binding protein, with product MAQHAFLLEMNHIHKEFPGVKALDDVTLKVRPGTVHALMGENGAGKSTLMKCLFGIYRPDAGEILLNNEQVTMSSSKDALAHGISMIHQELHPVPFRNVMENIWLGRFPVKRIGPFPFVDETRMLADTKKLFADLGMDLNPHAVVRDLSVSKVQSLEIAKAVSYQSKVIIMDEPTSSLTGNEVEQLFAIIRELKSRGVAIIYISHKMEEILRIADDVTIMRDGKLIGTWRAAELTTDLIISKMVGRDLTQRFPSRSNSPGEPILKVEGLSSPFSQSFQHVSFELRKGEILGVGGLVGAQRTELIEALFGLRAVSAGKVSINGQEVRIKSPKDAKKHKMALLTEERRVTGIIPVLSILENTVIANLASYQTPFLLLNERKRRADVSRSIEMLRVKTPSMKALIKNLSGGNQQKVLLARWLLTDPDILLLDEPTRGVDVGAKYEIYTIIAELASQGKGIIMISSEMPELLGMSDRIMVMCEGRLSGFLSGTAATEEEIMRLATKHLA